The proteins below are encoded in one region of Paraburkholderia phenazinium:
- a CDS encoding TetR/AcrR family transcriptional regulator yields the protein MSGSAAGQPRRRLSTEAREQQIVEGAVQFFSEQGLGGQMRDLAKEIGITHPLLYHYFPTKQALIERVYEEVYLGRWKREWEQWVVDAEVPLEQRLTRFYIDYARTILTRDWVRILLLSGMNDSYIPRKYLALLKRRLFPLIIRETRVHLGRPSSRKLDDAELEHLWGLHGGIFYIGIRVFIYGQPFPRNLDRIIGDRVHAFMKGAGDIFIT from the coding sequence GTGAGCGGATCTGCAGCGGGACAACCACGGCGTCGCCTCAGCACCGAGGCGCGCGAACAGCAGATCGTGGAAGGCGCGGTGCAGTTCTTCTCGGAGCAGGGACTGGGAGGGCAGATGCGCGACCTCGCCAAAGAGATCGGCATCACGCATCCTCTTCTTTACCATTACTTCCCGACCAAGCAGGCGTTAATCGAACGGGTCTATGAGGAAGTTTATCTAGGCAGATGGAAGCGCGAATGGGAGCAGTGGGTGGTCGACGCCGAGGTGCCGCTGGAGCAACGCCTGACGCGTTTCTATATCGACTATGCCCGCACCATCCTGACGCGCGATTGGGTCCGCATCCTGCTGTTGTCGGGCATGAACGACAGCTACATCCCCAGGAAGTATCTGGCCTTGCTCAAGCGTCGACTGTTCCCGCTCATCATTCGCGAGACGCGCGTCCATCTCGGCCGGCCCTCCTCTCGAAAGCTCGACGATGCCGAACTCGAGCATCTGTGGGGACTGCACGGCGGCATCTTCTATATTGGCATTCGCGTGTTCATCTATGGGCAGCCTTTTCCGCGGAACCTCGACCGGATCATCGGCGATCGTGTGCATGCGTTCATGAAAGGCGCCGGCGACATTTTCATTACCTAG
- a CDS encoding S9 family peptidase, protein MVADDRQKGSGNGGPAKRGPARHYTVRDFFRKPDKHSFTIAPDGKHLSFLARHAGRQNVFVQGIDAEGNPIGEPRPLTSETERDVPGHAWKGNDHILFVKDFGGDENFHVLSVPIDGGEPRDLTPFDGVKADIVDDLRDDDRHVLIQMNRRDPQVFDVFRVDVITGELTPIAENPGNVMGWLTDHQGRLRAAIASDGVNQTLLYRDTEAEAFRAILTTDFRETVAPLFFTFDDKRLYVLSNRGRDKAAFFEFDPQTGEEGALLFETAHVDVGDLAYSEHRRVLTAASYIDDRVHRHFFDDWARDVMADLERQLPDQEISIASITRDESRAIVRTTSDRSAGSVWIYDVARRQLARLADMMPWLDPADMVPMSPIRFTARDGLPLSGYLTLPAGFELGQDVAERLPLVVNPHGGPWARDMWGFNAEAQLLANRGYAVLQINFRGSTGYGRAFWEASFGQWGRAMQNDIDDGVDWLVSQGIVDPARIAIYGGSYGGYATLAGVTFTPDRYVAAVDYVGVSNLFTFLESMPPYWKPMLDMLYEMIGDPRTEEGKQALHNASPLFFVDRIVTPLLVAQGANDPRVKQAESDQIVDALRARGVDVKYILKENEGHGFHNEENMFEFYEAMDTFLAEYLGGAAKK, encoded by the coding sequence ATGGTTGCTGACGATCGACAAAAGGGTAGCGGTAACGGTGGCCCAGCCAAACGTGGCCCGGCCAGACACTACACGGTGCGAGACTTCTTTCGCAAACCCGACAAGCATTCGTTCACGATCGCTCCCGATGGAAAGCATCTGTCCTTTCTTGCGCGACACGCCGGCCGCCAGAATGTATTCGTGCAGGGCATCGATGCTGAAGGCAATCCCATAGGCGAGCCGCGTCCGTTGACCAGCGAGACGGAACGGGACGTGCCCGGCCACGCATGGAAAGGCAACGACCACATTCTGTTCGTCAAGGATTTTGGCGGAGACGAGAACTTCCACGTGCTGTCGGTGCCGATCGACGGCGGCGAGCCGCGCGATCTGACGCCGTTCGATGGCGTCAAGGCCGACATTGTCGATGACCTGAGGGATGACGACCGGCACGTGCTGATCCAGATGAATCGTCGCGATCCGCAGGTCTTCGACGTCTTTCGTGTTGACGTCATAACAGGCGAATTGACACCGATCGCCGAGAATCCCGGCAATGTCATGGGTTGGCTAACTGACCACCAGGGGCGGTTGCGCGCCGCGATCGCATCCGATGGTGTCAACCAGACGCTGCTTTACCGTGACACCGAGGCAGAGGCTTTCCGGGCCATTCTGACGACGGACTTTCGCGAGACTGTTGCGCCGCTGTTCTTTACCTTCGACGACAAACGCTTATACGTGTTGTCGAATCGGGGGCGCGACAAAGCCGCATTTTTCGAGTTCGATCCGCAGACGGGTGAAGAGGGTGCGTTGCTGTTCGAAACCGCGCATGTCGATGTGGGCGATCTCGCGTATTCAGAACATCGGCGCGTGCTGACAGCTGCGTCATACATCGACGATCGGGTTCATCGCCACTTTTTCGACGACTGGGCGCGAGACGTCATGGCCGATCTTGAGCGGCAATTGCCGGATCAGGAAATTAGCATCGCGAGTATCACGCGCGACGAGTCGCGCGCGATCGTGCGTACCACAAGCGATCGGTCGGCCGGCTCCGTGTGGATCTACGATGTCGCGCGTCGACAGCTAGCCAGGCTTGCGGACATGATGCCGTGGCTCGATCCAGCCGATATGGTCCCGATGTCGCCGATTCGCTTCACGGCACGCGACGGCCTGCCACTCAGTGGATATCTGACGTTGCCCGCGGGATTCGAGCTGGGGCAGGATGTCGCCGAGCGCTTGCCGCTGGTCGTCAATCCGCACGGCGGTCCCTGGGCGAGAGACATGTGGGGCTTCAATGCCGAAGCGCAACTGCTTGCGAATCGCGGCTATGCGGTGCTGCAGATCAATTTCCGCGGTTCCACGGGATACGGACGCGCTTTCTGGGAGGCCAGTTTCGGGCAATGGGGCCGGGCGATGCAGAACGATATCGACGACGGCGTCGACTGGCTCGTGTCACAAGGGATCGTCGATCCGGCGCGTATCGCGATCTACGGCGGCAGTTACGGTGGCTATGCGACGCTGGCGGGCGTCACGTTTACGCCGGACCGATATGTGGCGGCCGTCGATTATGTCGGGGTATCGAATCTCTTCACGTTTCTCGAATCGATGCCTCCGTACTGGAAGCCGATGCTCGATATGTTGTACGAGATGATCGGCGACCCGCGGACCGAAGAGGGCAAGCAGGCACTGCACAATGCGTCGCCGCTGTTCTTCGTGGACCGGATCGTGACGCCGCTTCTTGTTGCGCAAGGCGCCAACGATCCGCGAGTCAAACAGGCAGAGAGCGATCAGATCGTCGACGCATTGCGGGCCCGTGGTGTGGATGTCAAATACATCCTCAAGGAAAACGAAGGGCACGGTTTTCACAACGAAGAGAACATGTTCGAGTTCTATGAGGCGATGGACACGTTCCTTGCCGAGTATCTGGGCGGAGCCGCGAAGAAGTGA
- a CDS encoding VOC family protein, with the protein MTELVTCLWFDQGKAHEAAEFYAAHFPDSHVDAGHVSPIPGIGQGAELMVDFTVLGQRFLGLNGGSNFKPNEAVSFMIYTDSQEETDRYWNAIVDNGGEEAPCGWCKDRWGFSWQITPRRLIELVGGSDRDAGRRAMEEMMKMKKIDIAAIERAAAPRE; encoded by the coding sequence ATGACTGAGCTCGTAACATGCTTGTGGTTCGATCAAGGTAAAGCGCACGAAGCGGCAGAGTTTTACGCCGCCCACTTTCCGGACAGCCATGTCGACGCGGGTCATGTCTCGCCCATACCGGGCATTGGACAAGGCGCGGAGTTGATGGTCGACTTCACCGTGCTCGGCCAGCGCTTTCTTGGCCTGAACGGCGGCTCCAATTTCAAGCCGAACGAGGCGGTCAGTTTCATGATCTACACGGATAGCCAGGAAGAGACCGACCGGTATTGGAATGCCATTGTCGACAATGGCGGAGAGGAAGCGCCTTGCGGCTGGTGCAAGGACCGCTGGGGCTTTTCGTGGCAGATCACGCCGAGGCGGCTAATCGAGCTTGTCGGCGGCAGTGATCGTGATGCGGGACGGCGTGCGATGGAAGAGATGATGAAAATGAAGAAGATCGATATCGCTGCCATAGAGCGCGCAGCGGCACCTCGAGAATGA
- a CDS encoding LysR family transcriptional regulator, with protein MDGFSDLNLFALVARNRNLAAAARELGVTPPAVSKRLAQLEQRLGVRLMNRTTRRLSLTPEGELYLANGSRILDDLSELEHLVTRSRGEPTGLLRVNASFGFGRTHIAPAVSEFVERFPSMKIQLQLTERPLSLQEEGFDLGIRFGEVPDARINARLLLKNRRIVCASPAYLKRHGQPSVPHDLTRHSCIVLRENDSAYGTWHFSRGKRAETVKVDGSLSSNDGSIVLQWALDGRGIVARSQWEISGHIERGELVPLLVEWALPNADIHAIYLERNRLSAKLRTFVDFLGEYLRSAFDGGVETGGMETSR; from the coding sequence ATGGATGGCTTTTCCGATCTGAATCTGTTTGCGCTGGTTGCGCGCAACCGCAACCTGGCGGCTGCGGCGCGCGAGCTAGGCGTGACGCCGCCCGCCGTCAGCAAGCGGCTAGCGCAACTGGAGCAGCGCCTTGGCGTGCGGCTGATGAACCGGACAACGCGGCGTCTTTCCCTCACGCCGGAAGGCGAGCTCTATCTCGCCAACGGCTCGCGCATCCTCGACGACCTGTCGGAACTGGAGCATCTCGTCACGCGTAGCCGTGGCGAACCTACGGGTCTGCTGCGAGTGAATGCGTCGTTCGGTTTCGGACGGACACATATCGCACCCGCGGTATCGGAGTTCGTCGAGCGCTTTCCGTCGATGAAGATCCAGTTGCAACTGACTGAGCGGCCGCTGAGTCTGCAGGAAGAAGGCTTCGACCTCGGCATCCGGTTCGGCGAGGTCCCCGACGCGCGTATCAACGCTCGTCTGTTGCTGAAGAACCGGCGCATCGTGTGCGCATCGCCGGCGTATCTGAAGCGGCATGGCCAGCCCTCCGTGCCGCACGACCTGACCCGCCACTCGTGCATTGTGCTGCGCGAGAATGATTCGGCGTACGGAACATGGCATTTCTCGCGGGGCAAGCGTGCGGAGACGGTGAAAGTCGATGGTTCGCTGTCGAGCAATGACGGCAGCATCGTGCTGCAGTGGGCGCTCGATGGACGCGGTATCGTTGCGCGCTCGCAGTGGGAGATCAGCGGCCATATCGAACGCGGAGAACTGGTGCCGCTGCTCGTCGAATGGGCCCTCCCGAACGCCGATATCCACGCAATCTACCTCGAACGCAACAGGCTGTCTGCCAAGCTGCGCACGTTCGTCGACTTCCTGGGCGAGTACCTGCGAAGTGCGTTTGACGGGGGAGTAGAAACAGGCGGCATGGAGACTTCCAGATGA
- a CDS encoding alpha/beta fold hydrolase — MFEAFCDASTTVDGVRIHAIKGGRGPALLLLHGHPQTHAIWHKVAPTLAEHFTVIAADLRGYGDSDKPQGADDHANYSKRRMALDQVELMRAHGFTSFAVVGHDRGGRVAARMAIDHPDVVTQLVTLDVAPTVAMYEQTSFEFARAYWHWFFLVRPAPFPETLIRADPDLYLKQTMGARSAGLKPFTSEAYAAYLRCLSDPATAHGICEDYRASITIDLEHDRADLAAGKRIVSPFLALWGADGAVGKCFDPLAEWRHWNADVSGEALPCGHYIAEEVPALLLERVLAFLQR, encoded by the coding sequence ATGTTCGAAGCGTTCTGCGACGCATCGACAACCGTCGACGGCGTCCGGATTCACGCGATCAAGGGCGGACGCGGCCCCGCGCTGCTGCTCTTGCACGGTCACCCGCAAACCCACGCGATCTGGCACAAAGTCGCGCCCACCCTGGCCGAGCACTTTACGGTGATCGCCGCCGATCTGCGCGGTTACGGCGACAGCGACAAACCCCAAGGCGCCGACGACCATGCCAACTACTCGAAGCGCCGCATGGCGCTCGACCAGGTCGAACTGATGCGCGCGCATGGATTCACGTCGTTTGCGGTCGTCGGTCATGATCGCGGTGGACGCGTCGCGGCACGGATGGCGATCGACCATCCGGATGTCGTGACGCAACTCGTAACACTCGACGTCGCGCCGACCGTCGCGATGTACGAACAGACCTCATTCGAATTTGCGCGCGCCTACTGGCACTGGTTCTTTCTCGTACGTCCCGCACCCTTCCCCGAAACGCTGATCCGCGCCGACCCCGACCTCTATCTGAAGCAGACCATGGGTGCCCGCAGCGCGGGGCTCAAGCCGTTCACGTCCGAGGCTTACGCCGCCTATCTGCGTTGCCTCTCCGATCCGGCCACCGCGCACGGGATCTGCGAAGACTACCGGGCCTCGATCACCATCGACCTCGAGCACGACCGCGCGGATCTTGCGGCAGGCAAGCGCATCGTCTCACCGTTCCTCGCGCTATGGGGCGCGGACGGCGCAGTCGGCAAGTGCTTCGATCCGCTGGCGGAATGGCGTCACTGGAATGCCGACGTCAGCGGCGAGGCGCTGCCTTGCGGTCACTACATTGCCGAAGAAGTGCCGGCGTTACTCCTCGAACGCGTGCTGGCATTTCTTCAGCGCTGA
- the leuC gene encoding 3-isopropylmalate dehydratase large subunit: protein MSSQTLYRKLVDSHTVSIIDAEHVVLYADLHIMNEYTSPQAFAGLREKGLRVRRPHQQMGIVDHVIPTRPVPVRARTIEVVDAAKQATNFTRNCAEHGIHLFDVTDAMQGIEHVVAPEIGLIRPGMVVLCGDSHTTTYGALGALGFGIGTSEVEHVLATQTLVYRVAKDMRIVVDGTLQPGTTSKDVVLHIIAQIGAQGARGYAVEYAGEAIAALSAEARMTLCNMTVEAGARAALIAPDRTTLDYVCSKVRDLDAQTLDAARSAWSQLRSDADAHFDVEHRFDATRVAPYVTWGTSPDQAIPVDGRIPNADATDGSGLDVATMRKALDYIGLPGGAPIEGTAIDRVFIGSCTNARIEDLRAVAAVVRGRKVASTVRAMVVPGSGMVRDQAEREGIAQLLIEAGFEWRQPGCSMCLAMNDDVLAPGERCASTTNRNFEGRQGRDSKTHLMSPAMAAAAAIAGRIVDIRKELTHG, encoded by the coding sequence ATGTCCTCACAAACGCTTTACCGGAAACTGGTCGATTCGCATACCGTATCGATCATCGACGCGGAGCACGTTGTGCTCTACGCCGATCTGCACATCATGAACGAGTACACCAGCCCACAGGCATTCGCGGGGCTGCGTGAGAAAGGCCTGCGCGTGCGGCGTCCGCATCAGCAGATGGGTATCGTCGATCACGTGATTCCGACGCGGCCGGTGCCGGTTCGCGCGCGCACGATCGAGGTCGTCGACGCCGCAAAACAGGCTACGAATTTCACGCGCAATTGTGCGGAGCATGGCATTCATCTGTTCGACGTCACCGATGCGATGCAAGGCATCGAGCACGTCGTGGCGCCCGAGATCGGACTGATCCGTCCCGGCATGGTCGTGCTGTGCGGCGACAGCCACACCACCACCTACGGCGCACTCGGCGCGCTCGGATTCGGCATCGGCACCTCGGAGGTCGAGCACGTGCTGGCCACGCAGACGCTCGTCTACCGCGTCGCGAAAGACATGCGTATCGTCGTGGACGGCACGCTGCAACCGGGCACGACTTCGAAGGACGTCGTGTTGCACATCATTGCGCAGATCGGCGCGCAAGGCGCGCGCGGATACGCGGTCGAATACGCAGGAGAGGCGATAGCCGCACTGTCCGCCGAGGCGCGCATGACCCTCTGCAATATGACGGTGGAAGCCGGCGCGCGCGCCGCGTTGATCGCACCGGACCGCACGACGCTCGACTATGTCTGCAGCAAGGTACGCGATCTCGATGCGCAAACTCTAGACGCCGCGCGCTCAGCGTGGTCGCAACTGCGCTCGGATGCCGATGCGCATTTCGACGTCGAACACCGGTTCGACGCAACGCGCGTCGCGCCCTATGTCACGTGGGGCACGAGCCCGGACCAGGCGATTCCGGTCGACGGCCGCATTCCCAACGCCGACGCCACGGACGGCTCCGGTCTCGACGTCGCGACGATGCGCAAGGCGCTCGACTACATCGGACTGCCTGGTGGCGCGCCGATCGAAGGCACGGCGATCGATCGCGTGTTTATCGGCTCGTGTACGAATGCGCGGATCGAAGATCTGCGTGCGGTCGCCGCCGTCGTGCGAGGCCGCAAAGTAGCATCGACGGTGCGCGCGATGGTTGTGCCGGGCTCGGGCATGGTGCGTGACCAGGCGGAGCGCGAGGGCATCGCGCAGTTGCTAATAGAGGCCGGATTCGAATGGCGCCAGCCGGGCTGCTCAATGTGTCTGGCGATGAACGACGACGTGCTCGCACCGGGCGAGCGCTGCGCATCCACGACGAACCGCAATTTCGAAGGGCGCCAGGGGCGCGACAGCAAAACCCATCTGATGAGCCCCGCGATGGCCGCCGCTGCCGCGATCGCCGGACGCATCGTCGACATTCGCAAGGAGCTGACTCATGGCTAA
- the leuD gene encoding 3-isopropylmalate dehydratase small subunit: MAKPFMIAGTAAPLPVNNLDTDQIMPKQFLLGIDKSGLARGLLHDLRLDADGHVRENFVLNRPEYKGAKILIGGANFGCGSSREHAVWGLQQGGFEAVIAPSYGEIFYFNSTNNRLLLVTLPPEQIEALVAELENGSDKHVSIDVENEVVLTPSGQHYRFSLPARQKQMLVEGLDMIGLTLREEKAIDAFETRHWAAQPWCRIDLPAQQNHH, encoded by the coding sequence ATGGCTAAGCCGTTCATGATCGCGGGCACCGCCGCCCCGCTGCCGGTCAACAACCTCGATACCGACCAGATCATGCCGAAGCAGTTTCTGCTCGGCATCGACAAATCGGGGCTCGCGCGCGGCCTGTTGCACGACCTGCGCCTCGATGCGGATGGCCATGTGCGCGAGAATTTCGTGCTGAACCGCCCCGAATACAAGGGCGCGAAAATCCTGATCGGCGGTGCGAACTTCGGCTGCGGATCGAGCCGCGAACACGCGGTATGGGGCCTGCAGCAGGGAGGTTTCGAAGCGGTGATCGCGCCGAGCTACGGCGAGATCTTTTACTTCAACTCGACCAACAACCGTTTGCTGCTTGTCACACTGCCGCCTGAGCAGATCGAGGCGCTCGTCGCCGAACTCGAGAACGGCAGCGACAAGCACGTATCGATCGACGTTGAGAACGAGGTCGTGCTGACGCCTTCGGGACAGCACTATCGGTTCTCGCTGCCCGCGCGCCAGAAGCAGATGCTGGTGGAGGGGCTCGATATGATCGGCTTGACGCTGCGCGAGGAGAAGGCGATCGACGCCTTTGAGACGCGCCACTGGGCAGCGCAGCCGTGGTGCCGTATCGATCTGCCGGCGCAGCAGAATCACCATTGA
- a CDS encoding MFS transporter produces the protein MSTTIVHPQEDAALETRVVRKISRRITPFIIVLYFLSFLNRVNVGFAGLTMNHDIGLTQAMFGVGAGIFFVGYIAAGMPSNLALQRIGARRWIALLMVAWGVLSAATAFVSGPYSFYTLRFVLGLAEAGFFPGIILYLSYWFPARHRAFVTAMFMTAAPLSNMIGSPISGALMSLEGFAHLHGWQWLFLVEGAPTVLLGVVSFFFLTDRPEDAQWLAPAERQWLSGEMQRERDGKAAQSKSSVWSAVKDPRVLLLALVYAGTSTGLYAIGIWAPMIIHRFGFSYFELGLVNAIPNLFAVVTMVLWARNSDRTNERRLHVAIACLAAGIGMLMSGHASTVIVLIVGLSIANFGINAAKPPLWSMPTQFLSGSAAAAGIALINAMGSLIGGTIGPMVIGRLRDMSGDYSLGLYFVSATLLVSAVLSYLFGRRTRRGGA, from the coding sequence ATGAGCACCACCATAGTCCATCCGCAGGAGGACGCCGCGCTGGAGACTCGCGTCGTCAGAAAGATCTCGCGGCGCATCACGCCGTTTATCATCGTTCTGTACTTCCTGAGCTTTCTGAATCGCGTGAACGTCGGCTTCGCAGGCCTCACGATGAATCACGACATCGGCCTCACGCAGGCCATGTTCGGTGTCGGTGCGGGGATTTTCTTCGTCGGCTATATCGCTGCCGGCATGCCGTCGAATCTCGCGCTGCAACGTATCGGCGCGCGCCGTTGGATCGCACTGCTGATGGTCGCGTGGGGTGTTCTGTCGGCGGCCACGGCGTTCGTCAGCGGTCCGTACAGCTTCTATACGCTGCGCTTCGTACTCGGTCTCGCGGAAGCAGGCTTTTTCCCCGGCATCATCCTGTACCTGAGCTACTGGTTTCCGGCGCGCCATCGGGCGTTCGTCACGGCCATGTTCATGACGGCGGCGCCACTATCGAACATGATCGGCTCGCCGATCTCCGGTGCGTTGATGAGCCTCGAAGGTTTCGCCCATCTGCACGGCTGGCAGTGGCTGTTCCTCGTCGAGGGCGCGCCAACCGTGCTGCTCGGCGTCGTCTCGTTCTTCTTCCTGACCGACCGGCCGGAGGATGCGCAGTGGCTCGCGCCCGCCGAGCGCCAATGGCTGAGCGGCGAGATGCAGCGCGAACGCGATGGCAAGGCGGCGCAGAGCAAGTCGAGCGTCTGGAGCGCGGTGAAGGATCCGCGCGTGCTGCTGCTCGCGCTCGTCTATGCGGGCACCTCGACCGGCCTGTACGCGATCGGCATCTGGGCGCCGATGATCATTCACCGCTTCGGTTTCAGCTACTTCGAACTCGGTCTCGTGAACGCGATTCCGAATCTCTTCGCGGTCGTCACGATGGTGCTGTGGGCGCGCAATTCGGATCGCACCAACGAACGCCGCCTGCACGTCGCGATCGCGTGTCTCGCGGCCGGGATCGGGATGCTGATGTCTGGACACGCAAGCACGGTGATCGTGCTGATCGTCGGACTGTCGATCGCGAACTTCGGCATCAATGCGGCAAAGCCGCCTCTGTGGAGCATGCCGACGCAGTTCCTGTCGGGCTCCGCCGCGGCGGCGGGCATTGCGCTGATCAATGCGATGGGCAGCCTGATCGGCGGCACGATTGGTCCGATGGTGATCGGCCGGTTGCGCGATATGAGCGGCGACTACTCGCTCGGCTTGTATTTCGTCAGCGCGACGCTGCTCGTCTCCGCGGTGCTGTCGTATCTGTTCGGTAGGCGCACGCGGCGCGGCGGCGCGTGA
- a CDS encoding MAPEG family protein, whose protein sequence is MKLTPELYFLTLVASATILMWIPYTLARIVTRGLIPTLGNPDPSLPPDPAWAERARRAHTNAIENLAVFAPLVLTAALIGVSTPATVLAAKLYLIARLVHYCVYAAGVPVLRTLAFLAGVVATLMFALTLLHHIA, encoded by the coding sequence ATGAAACTCACGCCCGAACTCTATTTCCTCACGCTCGTCGCCTCGGCCACGATCCTGATGTGGATTCCCTACACGCTCGCAAGGATCGTGACGCGCGGGTTGATTCCGACGTTGGGCAATCCCGATCCTTCGCTGCCGCCCGACCCCGCCTGGGCCGAGCGGGCACGGCGCGCTCACACCAATGCGATCGAGAACCTCGCCGTCTTCGCCCCTCTGGTGCTCACCGCAGCGCTCATCGGCGTAAGCACGCCTGCGACCGTCCTCGCTGCAAAGCTTTATCTCATCGCCCGACTTGTCCACTATTGCGTCTATGCTGCTGGGGTTCCCGTCTTGCGCACCCTCGCCTTCCTGGCCGGCGTCGTGGCGACGCTCATGTTTGCGCTCACCCTCCTCCACCATATTGCGTAG
- a CDS encoding LysR family transcriptional regulator, protein MSDLRNLTFEHLLNYIAVVETGSFTRAAERRGVGKTTVSDSIQRLELELGATLLVRTTRRISVTEAGASFFETCREIVRLAEEAMSLASPSQDDLRGTLRVASSVEYSAIVLAPVLARMRSAHPRLRLEIVSGDRAIDLIAEGVDVAIRLGELTDSSHRAVRIGEYSKWLVAGPDFVVRNALPEDVGDAAKLAFVGLSVLAQPSRFELCSAAGDSREIEFVTGLFADTVYACRAAIAEGAGIGLLPDFSVRADIAAGRLVRVYPDWSTAPMTIHALLPPGRHTAPKVRALIDMLKDHSRVARR, encoded by the coding sequence ATGTCCGATCTGCGTAACCTGACCTTCGAACATCTTCTGAATTACATCGCGGTAGTGGAGACCGGTTCGTTCACGCGGGCAGCAGAGCGGCGCGGCGTCGGGAAGACGACGGTCAGCGACAGCATCCAGCGGCTGGAACTCGAGCTGGGCGCCACGCTCCTTGTCAGGACGACGCGGCGTATCAGTGTGACGGAAGCAGGCGCATCGTTCTTCGAAACGTGTCGCGAGATCGTGCGTCTTGCCGAAGAGGCCATGTCCCTGGCCAGCCCTTCTCAGGATGATCTGCGCGGCACCTTGAGGGTCGCGTCTTCGGTCGAGTACAGCGCGATCGTTCTTGCTCCGGTGCTTGCGCGCATGCGAAGCGCGCATCCGCGGCTGCGCCTCGAGATCGTATCCGGGGATCGCGCTATCGATCTGATTGCGGAAGGCGTCGACGTCGCCATCCGCCTGGGTGAACTGACTGATTCGAGCCATCGCGCGGTGCGCATCGGCGAATATTCGAAGTGGCTGGTCGCCGGTCCCGACTTTGTCGTGCGCAATGCGCTTCCTGAAGACGTTGGCGATGCGGCGAAGCTGGCCTTCGTGGGACTCTCGGTTCTCGCACAGCCGTCACGCTTCGAGTTGTGTAGCGCCGCTGGGGATTCACGCGAGATCGAATTCGTTACCGGTCTGTTTGCCGATACTGTCTACGCGTGCCGCGCGGCAATCGCGGAAGGCGCGGGCATCGGCCTGCTGCCCGACTTCTCGGTTCGCGCGGATATTGCCGCGGGCCGGCTCGTACGTGTGTATCCAGACTGGTCAACCGCGCCCATGACGATTCATGCGTTGCTCCCCCCGGGCAGACATACCGCGCCGAAAGTCCGGGCGTTGATCGATATGCTCAAGGATCATTCACGCGTCGCACGCAGATGA
- a CDS encoding cupin domain-containing protein, producing the protein MQTKLIEREWIDPDAVPGETRRVTDLTDAAESQWAGIVDFGPSATYTLDAGKRHDLYVLRGNVAINGHTFNADDFLIRCDAPLVQAGDGGARLLIYREASASRCDPIVRSARARVWRNGINPRMHIAPLASGRQHVSLVEFHPGAQTHDHTHPSGEEIFVLSGELRDANEHYPAGTWLRLHPGARHAPFAEVPTVILLRHGHLRATRE; encoded by the coding sequence ATGCAAACGAAACTGATTGAACGTGAGTGGATCGATCCGGACGCGGTGCCGGGAGAGACGCGCAGGGTCACCGATCTGACCGATGCAGCGGAATCGCAGTGGGCCGGCATCGTAGATTTCGGCCCCTCGGCGACGTACACGCTCGATGCGGGGAAGCGGCACGATCTGTATGTATTGCGAGGCAACGTTGCGATAAACGGCCACACATTCAATGCCGACGACTTCCTCATTCGCTGCGACGCACCCCTCGTGCAAGCGGGCGACGGTGGGGCACGTCTGCTCATCTATCGCGAAGCATCCGCTTCCCGCTGTGATCCAATCGTTCGGAGTGCGAGAGCTCGAGTGTGGCGCAATGGAATCAATCCACGGATGCATATTGCTCCGCTAGCGAGCGGCAGGCAGCACGTCAGCCTGGTCGAGTTTCACCCGGGCGCGCAGACCCACGATCACACGCATCCGAGTGGCGAAGAAATATTCGTGTTGAGCGGAGAACTTAGGGATGCGAACGAACACTATCCGGCTGGAACTTGGCTGCGCCTCCATCCTGGCGCCCGGCACGCGCCATTCGCCGAAGTGCCGACGGTCATCCTGCTTCGTCACGGTCATCTGCGTGCGACGCGTGAATGA